DNA from Pelobacter propionicus DSM 2379:
CCCCTCCCCCTCAACCACGGTTACACTGGAAAAATCGCGTTCGATGCCGACGACATTTGACAGAATCGATTCAATGTCCAGCAGCAGAATCGTCTCACCGCTATCCGCATAGGCGATTGCCACCAGCGCCTCGGCGTTGACCCCTTCCGGCTTGTGAATGTCGGCCCAACTACGCGTCAGGAGGGTATCCGGGGCGTGGACGATAAAAGCCGTCAGGTCGCGATTGTATTCGCAAATAATGATGTAGGCCTGTTCGTTCCGGAAATCCTTGGTGGGAAGGCCGACGGCTTCGGAGAGGTCGATAACCGCCAGGGCTTTTCCGCGAAAATCAAGCGCCCCCTTGACCGCCGGATGGGAATTGGGCATGCGGTCGATCCGTTTGGGGCATTCGATGATTTCGATTATCTTGAAAACGTTGATGCCATAGAGCTGATCGTCCGTCAGCCGAAAGGTCAGCATCTCCATCTGGTTGGATTGTGACAGTTTCGTGCGTTGGAGCGCTTCATCGAGTGTTGATTTCATGGAATCAAAACCTCCGGTTTTGGAAAAGCAGGATCCAGTGAGCCGTCACTCTCAGCTGGTGTGGGTTTTTAACCTGTATAACGTTTATAGCAGAATGTAAAGTCTGCGCCTACAACCGCGGCCAGTTTTCAGCAAACCATGCGTTTCGTTGTAGTGCGGTTCTGCGAAAGTTTTGCGAAAGAAGCCTTTTCGAACCGAGAGGCTTGTTCAGGCAGAGTTCATGCTTCTGTCAACTATCCGCATCACCTGTTTATGGAACAAAAGACATCTCGTAGACGAGATCCGGCGGTGCGGCAACCGATTGAGGCTTATTCCTCCACAGATGAAAAATGAGCCTGGTGGAACTGTTGATATCTTTCAGCGTTATGCGGCACCTGGCGTCATAGGGGCTGATGTTGTTCTTCCGGTGCTGACCCACGTGGAAAAAGCTGGACTGGCTGAAGACGGTAGTGCCGATATTGTCGGCTGCACTGGCTGGCGCAACGTTTTCGCAGAGACGCTCCACAAGATGGACATGGTAGAAACCGGCATCCCAGGCATTGACCATGGTCAGGTTGATTATGCCCTGTTTCTCGGTGTCGCTTGCCAGAAACTCCCTCCATATCCTGCCGTTCATGCCCGTATAGGTCTCGGTGATCTTCCCGTTTGAGTAAACGATATCCACCTGATCCAGAAAAGCGGTAAAAGGCGCAACTTTGCCATCGTGGGTCAATGACAGCAGGATATACGGGTTGGCGATGTAGTAGGGAACGACCGTAACCCAGGCCGTCTTCGGAGTGATTTGTCCGTATATCTTGGCATGTGGTGCCTTGAGCGGGTCATACCCCGGATGAAAGAAACCGAGTTGGGCATATTTCTGAATCTTCTCTTTCCGATACGCCCCGATCTGCTCCGGATCCATGGTGTCGAGAACGGTGGGACCGTCGAACCGATCAGCTTCCATGAACGTCCTGTCGTGCGTTATCGCGACCGTTCCCGCAAAGGGGGTGTACGCATATGCCAGGTTCGGATCGTTCTTTTCCGAGAGGGTTGCGCCGCCATCGGCACCACCCTGTTTCCCGTCACTTTTGTCAAATTGCCAGTAACCAACTGAAAACAGTATCAGCACCAGCACGACAAGCATACCGGCGGAACGCTTCGAGCGGGGTGATGCTGGTATGTGAGATACCGGATCCTGTTGAACGACTCCGGCAGCGCGCCTCTCTTGCGCACGATAGTATTTCTCAAAAATCAAACCGCACGCGCAGCATTGTTCGCCGTTTTCCTGAATGGTTTGGCATTTAGGGCAAGAAAAGCTGTCCGCTGACAATGGCACCGTCAATTGGGGCTTATTCTCTGCATTCATTGTCTCTCCTCTCGTGCTTGAACGCGGAAAAGCAAAACCTGGAGGCGGTTATTGTTAAACGGCGCAGCGCATCACGTCCCACCTCCGCATACTTGCCAACAGCCTGATTCTGGCGGAACATCATTCAGCCAGGTTTCGGATGCGTTCCTGCCGGGCATCTACCAATGCAGCTTGTGTACAATGTCATTTTTTCAAGTGTGTTTGTGAGTTTACCTACAACCTGTTTCTGACCATAACCAGCGTATTTTATCGATATCTCGATCGCTTTATTCCGGTAACAGCAATTTGCAAGCATCGCATCCAAAACCTCACCGAAGCGGGTTGTTACCTGCCCACGTTTCAAACCGATCCCGGCTCCGATCCGTTCCATACTGCAACTGTTCATCAACTGTTCAATATGGGTCGGGATGCAGAGGCTGGGCACACCTGAGAGAAGTGTTGCGGACAGTGTTCCAAGATTCGCATTGTTTATGGCAAGGGTCATCCCGGACAACAAACCGGACAGTTTGATCTTTTCGGAGTAGATACGCACGCCAGTACCGCTGTACTTTTCCCTCAAGTCAGCAGCAATTCCGGGAACAAATGCAACCACTTCCGCTCCGCATCCATCGAGAACCTCAAGGACCAGAGGCGTTTCAGCACCAGGAATTAGGTACACGAAAATTTTCTGCTCACGTTGCCCGGACCAGTGGACGGTCTCACCGTCATCATCAACGAACAGCGGCCCGATATAGCGCGCGTTTTTTCGCCCCGGATATTGATCCAATTCAGGCAGAACCGCCAGAAGAGAAACATCCGCCCTGATCGCCTGATACAGATATGACAACGGAACTCCACCAAAATCCCCGCGCACGTTGTTGACATTGTCCAGCAACCTGTTTTCGGTGAGCAGCAGCGCTTCCCTGGTCAGGTTAAGCCAGGGACGAAAGCTGGGGTAAGGAGACGTTTCCGGAGGTGATTCAAAACCCGAACTCAGGCTCAGGCATGGAATACCGAACAGCCCTGCTGCCTGTGTTGCAATGGGAGCATATTGAGACAGCATCACATCAGGTTTGTGCAGGGCAAACAGAGTCTGCCACGCCCGTACCATTCCTCCAAGAAGTGCCGCATCACCAAAGCCTGCCTGCGACAGGATGTCCGCGAAACTGGCCGCCTCGCGACGGAATCTCGCAAGCCCCGTGGGAAGAGGCGCCTGGATATAGCTGAAACCGTCAGGTTGAAAAAAATCATGGGCCGTGCCCAGTTCTTTGACCGCAAAGAGCACCCCATGCCCCCGTTTCCTCAGGAGTCGGGCAATGGGCACTATTTTAGAAAGATGCCCGAGACGCCCCCCCTGCTCCCAGGCAAACAGAAAACGCATCAGCGTTCCTCCGTTA
Protein-coding regions in this window:
- a CDS encoding chemotaxis protein CheV is translated as MKSTLDEALQRTKLSQSNQMEMLTFRLTDDQLYGINVFKIIEIIECPKRIDRMPNSHPAVKGALDFRGKALAVIDLSEAVGLPTKDFRNEQAYIIICEYNRDLTAFIVHAPDTLLTRSWADIHKPEGVNAEALVAIAYADSGETILLLDIESILSNVVGIERDFSSVTVVEGEGAGRHVLIVDDSRAAIMLLQSLLDRIGFSHIAMTSADKALEYLEKEHGRVDLIISDIEMPGMDGFTFTRTLREKAGYEHLKVILHSSMSNPSNILKAEQAGANKFVAKFDPESLSEEIISLIEA
- a CDS encoding glycosyltransferase — translated: MRFLFAWEQGGRLGHLSKIVPIARLLRKRGHGVLFAVKELGTAHDFFQPDGFSYIQAPLPTGLARFRREAASFADILSQAGFGDAALLGGMVRAWQTLFALHKPDVMLSQYAPIATQAAGLFGIPCLSLSSGFESPPETSPYPSFRPWLNLTREALLLTENRLLDNVNNVRGDFGGVPLSYLYQAIRADVSLLAVLPELDQYPGRKNARYIGPLFVDDDGETVHWSGQREQKIFVYLIPGAETPLVLEVLDGCGAEVVAFVPGIAADLREKYSGTGVRIYSEKIKLSGLLSGMTLAINNANLGTLSATLLSGVPSLCIPTHIEQLMNSCSMERIGAGIGLKRGQVTTRFGEVLDAMLANCCYRNKAIEISIKYAGYGQKQVVGKLTNTLEKMTLYTSCIGRCPAGTHPKPG